GGCTTTAACCGAGCAACTAGACTGATGGAAGAATTGGAAGCAGCAGGAGTGATTGGTCCAGCAGAAGGCACCAAACCCAGAAAGGTATTGGAAACGCAGTAATGAAATTTGAAGCAGTCCACCATATTGCTATTATTGGTAGCCATTATGAACGAACACGAGAGTTCTATGTTGAAAAATTAGGCTTTGAGCAGCTGGATGAACATATCAGACCAGAAAAAAATGACATTCTTTTCAATGTCAAAAAAGGAAATATGGTCTTGGAAATTTTCATCAAGCCGGATGCACCTATTCGTCCAGCCATGCCCAATCCAGAACACACTGGGCTTCGCCATCTTGCATTTAAAGTGGCAGATGTGGAAGCTTCTCTGAAAGAATTTGACCGTTTAGGTATTCGGCATGAACCTATCCGGACAGATGATTTTGACGGGAAGAAGATGGCCTTCTTCTTTGATCCAGATGGCCTCCCCTTAGAAATTCATGAATAAAAAGAGCCCCTTGTAACAGCTAGCTACAGGGGGCTTTGTTCTAGGATTTGAGTGTCAATACAGCAATGACCAAGGCCAAATACATAAAGAAGGTCAGGATAAAGCTAGCTCTCCAAAATACTTTGAAAAAACGCTTATAGGAGAATTCCTTTTTCTTAAAGAGGAAGAAGGCGCACAATCCCATGGATAGTAGGGAAAGGGCTAGGAGCAGGTGTGGGAGTAGACTGCTATAGTAAATCCTGTCCGAGATAAGATAAAATTCCAGGCCATAAAGTGGAAAGGCAATATCAGCAAAGTTTCGCCCGTATTTGTGCAGCTTAAAAAACTTGACGGCAATAATGGAAATTGCCAAGGTCAGAAAGATGAACAGAACTGCAATGATTTTTATAAAGAGGATTGATTCAAACATACTTTCATTCTATAAAAAATGTGAAGAAAAGTAAACATAAAGCTTGCATTTCTTTTAAAATCATGTATAATGAAAAGGTATGTGTAAAACGCATATTTGTGGGAGGTAAAAATCTGTAATTACCGCCAAAACCACAATAGGAGGATTTTTAAGATGGCTAAGAAAGTCGAAAAACTTGTAAAACTTCAGATCCCTGCTGGTAAAGCTACTCCAGCTCCACCAGTCGGACCAGCACTTGGTCAAGCAGGTATCAACATCATGGGATTCACTAAGGAATTTAACGCTCGTACAGCTGACCAAGCTGGTATGATCATTCCAGTTGTAATCTCTGTATATGAAGATAAATCATTTGATTTCATCTGTAAGACACCACCAGCTGCTGTTCTTTTGAAAAAAGCTGCAGGTGTTGAAAAAGGTTCAGGTACACCTAACAAAACGAAAGTTGCTTCAGTAACTCGTGCACAAGTACAAGAAATTGCTGAAACAAAAATGCCAGATTTGAACGCTGCTAGCTTGGAAGCTGCAATGCGTATGATCGAAGGTACTGCTCGTTCTATGGGCTTCACTGTTACTGACTAATCAGTAGCAAACCCAAGACCCGCATATCCTCATCGCTTCGATAGGTGACGTGGGAGATGAAAATCGATATGACCACATTACAAGGAGAATAAAAATGGCTAAAAAAAGCAAAAACTTACGTGCTGCTCTTGAGAAAATCGACAGCACAAAACTTTACAGCGTAGAAGAAGCTGTTGCACTTGCAAAAGAAACTAACTTCGCTAAATTTGATGCGTCAGTTGAAGTTGCTTACAACTTGAACATCGACGTTCGTAAAGCAGACCAACAAATCCGTGGTGCAATGGTGTTGCCAAACGGTACTGGTAAAACTGCTCGCGTTCTTGTTTTCGCGCGTGGTGCGAAAGCAGAAGAAGCAAAAGCTGCTGGTGCAGACTTTGTTGGTGAAGATGACTTGGTTGCTAAAATCAACGGTGGTTGGTTGGACTTCGACGTTGTTATCGCAACTCCAGATATGATGGCAGTTGTTGGACGTCTTGGTCGTGTACTTGGTCCACGTAACTTGATGCCAAACCCTAAAACTGGTACAGTAACAATGGATGTTGCTAAAGCAGTTGAAGAGTCTAAAGGTGGTAAAATCACTTACCGTGCTGACAAAGCAGGTATCGTACAAGCTCTTATCGGTAAAGTATCATTTGATGCTGACAAACTTGTTGAAAACTTCAAAGCTTTCAACGAAGTAATGGTTAAAGCAAAACCAGCTACAGCTAAAGGTACTTACATGACTTCAGTATCTATCACTACAACACAAGGTGTTGGTATTAAAGTAGATCCAAACTCACTTTAATCAATAAAAAGATTGTCTTAGGGCAGTCTTTTTTGATATATTGACAGAGGTTTGAAAAAGGGTTATACTGATATAAAAAACAAGGATATAGGAGTTTCGTATGAAAAAAGCTAATCGTGAAGAATTTTATTCCCATTTATCTGCCCTTTATCAGTTGGCTCCGGAAGCTATTTCACCGGTCTTGCGTGAGAAAGTAGTTGAATTTGCTCAGAAGCTCGACCAGTCAGATAATCTTTATTTGTTGGCGAGTCAGCTTTCGGTATATGTGAATAGGGAATTACTTGAGCAGGCTGGAAAAGCACCAAAGGAGCTGCTTGATTTAGCTTCTTATATCCAGGAACTGCAGGTCAGCCATAGTCGGTATATGGCCCGATTAGATAATTTATAGGAGTTTCGTATGAAAAAAGCCAATCGTGAAGAATTTTACTCCCATTTATCTGCCCTTTATCAACTGGCTCCGGAAGCTATTTCACCGGTCTTGCGTGAGAAAGTAGTTGAATTTGCGCAGAAGCTCGACCAGTCAGATAATCTTTATTTGTTGGCTGATCAGTTGTCGGTATTTGTCAATGCTGAATTGACTGGCTTGACCTGGAGAGCGCCAAAGGAGTTGGTAGAATTGGGGCGCTATATCCAGGAATTACAAGTGACCTATCGACGTTATGTACTAGGAATAGATAATTTAGAGGAAGAATGATGACAGAATACGCAAAACCACTGGTATGGAAGTGGGAAGATGAAAATGACAATCGTTCGGGCAATCGCCCCACAGCAGGCAGTCGCTTTGAGCAAAAACTACCAAAAGGAGAACAGCCTTTCCAAGTTTATTCCTTGGGGACACCGAATGGTATTAAGGTTGCTATCATGCTGGAAGAGTTGAAGGAGTTAGGGATTTCCGAAGCTGCTTACGACCTTTATCTGATCAATATTGGTCAAGGGGACCAGTTTGGCTCTGATTTTGTTGGAATAAATCCAAATTCAAAAATTCCAGCTATGGTAGATTACTCTGAGAAGGAGCCGGTTCCAGTTTTTGAATCAGCCAACATTCTACTTTACCTGGCAGAAAAATTTGACGCCTTCATACCCAAAGCTTGGGCGGAACGTACAGAAGTCCTTAACTGGCTCTTCTGGCAAACTGGCGCCGCGCCATTTGTTGGCGGTGGTTTTGGGCATTTCTTCCATTACGCTCCGACAGCGCAGGAATATCCGATTAACCGCTATGCCATGGAAACCAAACGCCAATTAGATTTGTTGGATCAATTATTGGCGACCAGAGAATATATTGCTGGAAAAGACTATACCATCGCAGATATTGCCATCTGGTCCTGGTATGGACGCTTGGTGCAAGGTCAACTCTATCCTGGTTCAGCAGAATTTCTGGATGTAGCCTCTTATCGCCATTTGAATGCCTGGGTGGAGAAAATTGCAGACCGTCCAGCCGTTCAGAAAGGCCTGGCAGTAAAATATGCTTCTATAGAAGATTAAAAACCTGTATTCACCCTTCAGCACTTCCACCTATGGCTAGATTTTCAGCTACTCAGCCTTTGTTAATATTCCCTAAAAAGCTGCCTTGATTAGCGAAAAACTAGCTCTTGTTTAAAAGTACTTCGCTTGTGAATTCTGGTTCTAAGTAACGAGGCTGGGCTCAAGCCCAGCACCACTTCTCAAAGTTA
The nucleotide sequence above comes from Streptococcus sp. 29887. Encoded proteins:
- the rplA gene encoding 50S ribosomal protein L1, whose amino-acid sequence is MAKKSKNLRAALEKIDSTKLYSVEEAVALAKETNFAKFDASVEVAYNLNIDVRKADQQIRGAMVLPNGTGKTARVLVFARGAKAEEAKAAGADFVGEDDLVAKINGGWLDFDVVIATPDMMAVVGRLGRVLGPRNLMPNPKTGTVTMDVAKAVEESKGGKITYRADKAGIVQALIGKVSFDADKLVENFKAFNEVMVKAKPATAKGTYMTSVSITTTQGVGIKVDPNSL
- a CDS encoding bacteriocin immunity protein — translated: MKKANREEFYSHLSALYQLAPEAISPVLREKVVEFAQKLDQSDNLYLLASQLSVYVNRELLEQAGKAPKELLDLASYIQELQVSHSRYMARLDNL
- the yghU gene encoding glutathione-dependent disulfide-bond oxidoreductase, with protein sequence MTEYAKPLVWKWEDENDNRSGNRPTAGSRFEQKLPKGEQPFQVYSLGTPNGIKVAIMLEELKELGISEAAYDLYLINIGQGDQFGSDFVGINPNSKIPAMVDYSEKEPVPVFESANILLYLAEKFDAFIPKAWAERTEVLNWLFWQTGAAPFVGGGFGHFFHYAPTAQEYPINRYAMETKRQLDLLDQLLATREYIAGKDYTIADIAIWSWYGRLVQGQLYPGSAEFLDVASYRHLNAWVEKIADRPAVQKGLAVKYASIED
- the rplK gene encoding 50S ribosomal protein L11, whose amino-acid sequence is MAKKVEKLVKLQIPAGKATPAPPVGPALGQAGINIMGFTKEFNARTADQAGMIIPVVISVYEDKSFDFICKTPPAAVLLKKAAGVEKGSGTPNKTKVASVTRAQVQEIAETKMPDLNAASLEAAMRMIEGTARSMGFTVTD
- a CDS encoding VOC family protein; amino-acid sequence: MKFEAVHHIAIIGSHYERTREFYVEKLGFEQLDEHIRPEKNDILFNVKKGNMVLEIFIKPDAPIRPAMPNPEHTGLRHLAFKVADVEASLKEFDRLGIRHEPIRTDDFDGKKMAFFFDPDGLPLEIHE
- a CDS encoding DUF3397 domain-containing protein, coding for MFESILFIKIIAVLFIFLTLAISIIAVKFFKLHKYGRNFADIAFPLYGLEFYLISDRIYYSSLLPHLLLALSLLSMGLCAFFLFKKKEFSYKRFFKVFWRASFILTFFMYLALVIAVLTLKS